A DNA window from Daucus carota subsp. sativus chromosome 3, DH1 v3.0, whole genome shotgun sequence contains the following coding sequences:
- the LOC108213128 gene encoding pentatricopeptide repeat-containing protein At1g06140, mitochondrial, translated as MNVLLSRTLINKINSLNSIPSLSIYFSTSTSQHGGHYFETLTLDNIVSSLNNCSDIHFLKKLHACIFTNGYQDNIFLGSKLLNSYAKFGYLTESRWVFSKIINNNLSLWNSVLVGYFRANQFDEVLRLYCELRGKRIGVHSSVITFGLKSCVELGELEHGCVIHVDAIKFGLGSDPFVGSSLIGLYCRYGDIEDASKVFDEIIEKDLVAYTSMISGYAKIGDHRAYEAFEIVKCMQMDGIDPNRVTLVSLLHAAAQLQDVEYGRSVHGYATRRGIGCFEEVFETCLMDMYLKCGKPYNAMILCSNMKFRSVASWNALIVGHLQLGQPEEALNLFVLMIQERQKPDLISLANGILCCADLGLLREGKSVQGYAIRSGIELDIVTITALIDLYLKCNNTYTALKLFNGIEDKDVISCNVMMTGFLQSGSANEVMKIFHEMVIRGIKPNQSTFLSIITACSNLGDIRQGKFIHGYVIRHNFESNTDIANQVIYMYAKCHFIDCARKVFNRLKRKDLVSWTSMMMGYVNDGHADEAMYLFCLMQGDGVLPDSVTLICLLQAFTQLKYFSLAKEVHSFMYRVCMENEIPVINSLLTTYSKSGKLHLSEKLFAHMKRRNLASWNSMIAAYGMHGRCHDALNLFKLMEKECIVPDELTITSVLSACSHSGLVEEGLSVFRSMKEDFSMIPCEEHYSCIVDLLSRSGQLEEAYHFLQSVPLQHCGSAYSSLLAACRVHGKTKLGEVIGRQFMEIESQNPSAYRMVSNLYAEDDRWDAAAQIRSAANERGFKRTAGYSMVELENQVFDNI; from the coding sequence ATGAATGTGCTCTTATCTCGTACATTGATCAACAAGATCAACTCTCTCAACTCCATCCCATCTCTGTCTATATATTTCTCAACTTCGACTTCACAACACGGGGGCCATTATTTTGAGACACTTACTTTAGATAATATCGTTTCTTCCTTAAACAACTGTAGTGACATTCATTTCTTGAAAAAGCTTCATGCTTGTATATTCACTAATGGCTATCAAGACAACATCTTTTTGGGCTCTAAGCTTCTAAATTCATATGCCAAGTTCGGATATTTAACTGAATCGAGATGGGtatttagtaaaattataaataataatctgTCTCTTTGGAACTCAGTTCTTGTTGGGTATTTTAGAGCTAATCAGTTTGATGAAGTTTTAAGGTTGTATTGTGAATTAAGGGGTAAAAGAATAGGTGTTCATAGTTCAGTGATTACATTTGGTTTAAAAAGTTGTGTTGAATTGGGTGAGCTGGAACATGGATGTGTTATTCATGTTGATGCTATTAAGTTTGGGTTAGGTAGTGATCCATTTGTGGGTTCTTCACTGATTGGTCTGTATTGTAGGTATGGTGATATTGAGGATGCATCTAAAGTGTTTGATGAAATCATTGAGAAGGATCTTGTTGCGTATACTTCGATGATTAGTGGTTATGCTAAAATTGGTGATCATCGAGCTTATGAGGCTTTTGAGATTGTAAAATGTATGCAGATGGATGGAATTGATCCTAATCGAGTGACGTTGGTGAGCTTATTACATGCTGCAGCACAGTTACAAGATGTTGAATATGGTCGGTCGGTCCATGGGTATGCTACTAGAAGAGGAATTGGTTGTTTTGAAGAAGTTTTTGAAACTTGTCTGATGGACATGTATCTCAAGTGTGGGAAACCATACAATGCAATGATACTATGTAGTAATATGAAGTTCCGAAGTGTTGCTTCGTGGAATGCGCTGATTGTGGGCCATTTGCAATTGGGGCAACCAGAGGAAGCTTTGAATCTCTTTGTCTTAATGATTCAAGAAAGACAAAAACCTGATCTGATTTCTTTGGCAAATGGGATTTTGTGTTGTGCTGATTTAGGGTTATTACGTGAAGGCAAGAGCGTGCAAGGCTATGCAATTCGGAGTGGAATAGAACTCGATATCGTTACTATCACAGCTCTGATTGACTTGTACTTGAAATGTAATAATACTTATACAGCCTTGAAACTTTTCAATGGTATAGAGGACAAGGATGTGATTTCATGTAACGTGATGATGACTGGGTTTCTCCAAAGTGGATCTGCCAATGAGGTGATGAAGATATTCCATGAAATGGTCATACGGGGTATTAAACCTAATCAAAGTACCTTTCTAAGTATAATCACTGCATGTTCTAATTTGGGAGACATCAGGCAAGGCAAGTTCATCCACGGATATGTGATTAGGCACAATTTTGAGTCAAACACTGACATAGCTAATCaagttatttatatgtatgcaaAGTGTCATTTCATAGATTGTGCGAGGAAAGTCTTCAACAGACTAAAACGTAAAGATTTGGTTTCTTGGACATCCATGATGATGGGTTATGTGAATGATGGACATGCTGATGAAGCCATGTATTTGTTTTGTCTTATGCAAGGAGACGGAGTACTCCCAGATTCTGTTACATTAATCTGCCTCCTTCAAGCATTTACTCAGCTTAAATATTTTAGCCTAGCAAAGGAGGTTCATTCTTTTATGTATCGAGTATGTATGGAAAACGAGATACCAGTCATCAATTCGTTGCTGACTACATATAGCAAATCTGGAAAACTGCATTTATCAGAAAAATTGTTTGCCCATATGAAAAGACGGAATTTGGCATCCTGGAACTCCATGATAGCTGCTTACGGGATGCATGGGAGATGCCACGACGCACTCAACCTATTTAAACTAATGGAAAAGGAATGCATTGTCCCTGATGAGTTGACGATCACATCAGTTCTTTCAGCTTGCAGTCATTCAGGCCTTGTAGAAGAGGGTCTGAGTGTCTTCAGGTCCATGAAAGAAGATTTTTCTATGATACCATGTGAAGAGCACTACAGTTGCATAGTGGACTTATTAAGCCGATCTGGACAGCTTGAGGAAGCATACCATTTCCTGCAAAGTGTTCCTCTACAACATTGTGGTTCAGCATACAGTTCATTGCTTGCTGCTTGTAGAGTTCATGGAAAAACTAAATTAGGGGAGGTTATAGGAAGGCAATTTATGGAAATAGAATCTCAAAACCCAAGTGCTTATAGAATGGTTTCTAACTTATATGCAGAAGATGACAGATGGGATGCAGCAGCCCAAATAAGATCTGCTGCAAACGAGAGAGGCTTTAAAAGGACTGCTGGTTACAGTATGGTAGAGTTAGAAAATCAGGTGTTTGATAATATTTGA
- the LOC108211112 gene encoding uncharacterized protein LOC108211112 isoform X2: MSACKTLIQAWVSSCTECNLRRLNSRTSLSSLFLPLLPPRFLSLRSPPGYVSLGVSRKQYSRCASTQLAVSEYATELPLDEQLSDEFDNKDTVEQILNKTDDVTTFMKMERRPEGESRFSDSSRWFPYLDEFRAGDAVLNSDQVLESVDSYIMESRKSRFEDAVRNRSYAVCLVVEGLSDFGNVSAVFRSADALGIQSLHVVSCNSSKRYRENRHVSMGAEKWLDIELWDSTKECFEVLKSRGYRIATTHLGMDAVSVHDMDWTCPTAIVVGNEKSRTQLCLEYVLLRERGCHLTTPSCSGLTFPHR; the protein is encoded by the exons ATGAGCGCTTGCAAAACCCTAATTCAAGCATGGGTCTCTTCTTGTACTGAATGCAATTTGCGCAGACTCAATTCACGCAcatctctctcgtctctcttTCTCCCTCTTCTCCCTCCTCGATTTCTCTCCCTTCGCTCTCCTCCAG GTTATGTTAGTTTGGGAGTTTCAAGGAAACAATACAGTAGATGTGCAAGTACTCAACTTGCTGTTTCCGAATACGCAACTGAGTTACCTCTAGATGAACAATTGTCCGATGAATTTGATAACAAAGACACTGTGGAACAAATACTTAATAAAACGGATGATGTTACAACATTTATGAAAATGGAACGTAGGCCCGAAGGGGAGTCTAGGTTTTCGGATTCCAGTCGCTGGTTTCCGTATTTGGATGAGTTTAGAGCTGGGGATGCGGTTTTAAATAGTGATCAAGTGTTGGAGTCTGTTGATTCATATATTATGGAAAGCAGGAAGAGTAGGTTTGAGGATGCGGTGAGGAATAGGAGTTACGCGGTTTGTTTGGTTGTCGAAGGGTTGTCGGACTTCGGGAATGTTTCTGCCGTGTTTCGGTCGGCGGATGCGCTTGGAATTCAATCGTTGCACGTTGTGTCTTGTAATAGCTCCAAAAG GTACCGAGAAAACCGTCATGTTAGCATGGGGGCAGAAAAATGGTTGGATATTGAACTTTGGGACTCCACTAAGGAGTGCTTTGAAGTTTTGAAGTCCCGTGGTTATCGCATTGCGACAACACACCTTGGAATGGATGCA GTTTCCGTTCATGATATGGACTGGACATGTCCCACTGCAATTGTTGTTGGTAACGAAAAAAG TCGGACCCAGTTATGCCTAGAATACGTCTTACTGCGAGAAAGAGGGTGCCACTTAACCACCCCCAGCTGTTCAGGTTTAACCTTCCCGCACAGGTAG
- the LOC108214402 gene encoding probable ubiquitin conjugation factor E4 codes for MASSKPQRSPAEIEDIILRKIFLVSLLDSMESDSRVVYLEMTAAEILSEGKDLRLSRDLMERVLIDRLSGNFVAAEPPFTYLLGCYRRAYDEGKKVLSMKDKNLSADMVAVIKQARKLAVSYCRIHLGNPDMFPNWDNANGSNKSSVSQLLPLIFSEVSSSVDGFGGSGSAAGVSCPPGFLDEFIKESDFDSVDPILKQLYEDLRGSVLTVSALGNFQQPLRALLYLVNTPSGAKSLVSHRWWIPKGAYLNGRVIEMTSILGPFFHVSALPDQTIFRSQPDVGQQCFAEASTRRPADLLSSFSTIRSVMNNLYDGLSEVLMCLLKNTNTRENVLQYLAEVINKNKSRAHIQVDPISCASSGMFVNLSAVMLRLCEPFLDANLSKRDKIDPQYVFSSSRLDLSELTALHASSEEVTEWFTKNNPGKVDVSDANSDGENRLLQSQEASSSGSNLGGSAKYSFICECFFMTARVLNLGLIKGFSDFKHLVQDIQRSEDSLASLKAMQEQAPSPQLNQNIARLEKELELYSQEKLCYEAQILRDGGFIQQALSFYRLMVVWLVRLVGGFKMPLPSTCPREFASMPEHFVEDVMEFLIFASRIPKALDGAILDDFMNFIIMFMGSPEYVRNPYLRAKMVEVLNCWMPRRSGSSATSTLFEGHQLSLEYLVKNLLKVYVDIEFTGSHTQFYDKFNIRHNIAELLEYLWQVPSHRNAWRQIAKEEEKGVYLNFLNFLINDSIYLLDESLNKILELKELEAEMSNTVEWERRPSQERQERTRLFHSQENIIRIDMKLANEDVTMLAFTSEQITAPFLLPEMVERVASMLNYFLLQLVGPQRKSLSLKDPEKYEFRPKHLLKQIVNIYVHLARGDKHNIFPSAITKDGRSYNEQLFSAAASVLQRIGEDMRVIQEFVELGNKAKVAASEAKDAEAALGEIPDEFLDPIQYTLMQDPVILPSSRITVDRPVIQRHLLSDATDPFNRSHLTADMLIPDIELKAQIDEFLRSRELKRHGDNLSMQSSKATIQTTDDTPLIE; via the exons ATGGCGAGTTCAAAACCACAGAGATCGCCAGCTGAAATCGAGGATATAATTCTTCGGAAAATCTTCCTTGTTTCGCTTCTCGATTCGATGGAGAGCGATTCGAGAGTAGTTTACTTGGAGATGACGGCTGCTGAGATTTTGAGTGAGGGTAAGGACTTGAGATTGTCTCGGGATTTGATGGAAAGGGTTTTGATTGATCGCTTATCGGGGAATTTTGTTGCGGCAGAACCGCCTTTTACTTATCTGTTAGGGTGTTATCGGCGTGCGTATGATGAGGGGAAGAAGGTTTTGTCGATGAAGGATAAGAATTTGAGTGCGGATATGGTTGCGGTTATTAAGCAAGCTAGGAAATTGGCGGTCTCGTATTGTAGGATTCACTTGGGGAATCCGGATATGTTCCCTAATTGGGACAATGCTAATGGTTCCAATAAGTCGAGTGTGTCGCAGTTGTTGCCATTGATTTTTTCGGAGGTTTCGAGTTCGGTTGATGGCTTTGGAGGGAGTGGTAGTGCGGCCGGAGTGTCGTGTCCACCGGGGTTTTTGGATGAGTTTATTAAGGAGTCGGATTTTGATAGTGTGGACCCAATTTTGAAGCAGTTGTATGAGGATTTGAGGGGAAGTGTGCTTACGGTTTCTGCTCTGGGAAACTTTCAGCAGCCATTAAGGGCTTTGTTGTATCTGGTTAATACTCCGTCCGGTGCCAAATCTTTAGTTAGCCATCGTTGGTGGATTCCAAAGGGTGCTTATTTGAACGGCCGTGTGATCGAAATGACGAGCATATTGGGCCCTTTTTTCCATGTTAGTGCCCTGCCTGATCAAACCATATTCAGGAGTCAGCCTGATGTCGG CCAGCAGTGTTTTGCAGAAGCATCTACTCGTCGTCCAGCTGATCTGTTGTCTTCATTCTCAACAATCAGATCTGTCATGAATAACCTATATGACGGTCTCTCTGAAGTTCTTATGTGTCTCCTAAAGAATACAAACACACGTGAAAATGTTCTACAATACCTTGCAGAGGTCATCAACAAAAACAAATCAAGGGCTCATATACAG GTTGACCCAATATCTTGCGCTAGTTCTGGCATGTTCGTGAATCTCAGTGCTGTTATGCTTCGCCTTTGTGAGCCATTTTTAGATGCAAATTTAAGCAAAAGGGACAAAATAGATCCTCAATATGTATTCAGCAGCAGTCGTTTAGACTTAAG CGAATTAACTGCATTGCATGCTTCGTCTGAAGAAGTTACCGAGTGGTTTACAAAAAATAATCCTGGGAAAGTTGATGTCAGTGATGCTAATAGTGATGGTGAGAATCGGTTGCTTCAGTCTCAAGAAGCAAGCAGTTCTGGCAGTAACTTGGGTGGTTCAGCTAAATACTCTTTTATTTGTGAATGCTTCTTCATGACTGCAAGAGTTCTTAACTTAGGACTGATAAAAGGATTTTCTGATTTTAAGCATCTGGTACAG GATATCCAAAGAAGTGAAGACAGTCTAGCCTCATTAAAGGCAATGCAGGAGCAAGCACCTTCTCCCCAGCTGAATCAGAACATAGCACGTCTTGAAAAGGAGCTAGAACTTTATTCGCAGGAAAAATTATGTTATGAAGCTCAGATACTTCGG GATGGAGGCTTTATTCAACAAGCATTGTCTTTCTACCGCTTGATGGTTGTTTGGCTAGTACGGCTTGTTGGTGGCTTTAAAATGCCGTTGCCCTCAACCTGTCCTAGGGAATTTGCTTCTATGCCGGAGCACTTTGTTGAAGATGTCATGGAGTTCCTTATATTTGCTTCTCGAATTCCGAAGGCTTTGGATGGTGCAATTCTG GATGATTTCATGAATTTCATCATCATGTTCATGGGAAGTCCCGAATACGTTAGGAACCCATACCTAAGAGCGAAGATGGTAGAAGTTCTGAACTGCTGGATGCCTCGTAGAAG TGGGTCGTCTGCTACATCCACTCTTTTTGAAGGACACCAGTTATCTCTTGAGTATCTGGTGAAAAATCTTTTGAAGGTGTATGTTGACATTGAGTTTACAGGATCACATACCCAG TTTTATGACAAGTTTAACATCCGTCACAATATTGCCGAACTTCTTGAATACCTATGGCAGGTTCCTAGTCACCGCAACGCATGGAGACAG ATTGCTAAAGAGGAGGAGAAGGGCGTATATTTGAATTTCTTAAACTTTCTGATTAATGATAGCATTTATCTACTTGATGAAAGTTTGAACAAAATACTTGAACTCAAGGAACTGGAAGCTGAAATGTCAAATACAGTGGAATGGGAGCGAAGACCATCTCAAGAAAGACAGGAGAGAACTCGATTGTTCCATTCTCAAGAGAAT ATCATCCGGATTGATATGAAGTTGGCAAATGAGGATGTTACCATGCTAGCATTCACTTCAGAGCAAATTACAGCCCCCTTTTTACTGCCAGAGATG GTTGAAAGAGTGGCCAGTATGCTGAATTACTTTCTGTTACAACTAGTTGGTCCCCAAAGAAAGTCTCTTAGCTTAAAAGATCCTGAAAAATACGAATTTCGCCCCAAACATTTGCTAAAGCAG ATTGTCAACATATACGTCCATCTGGCAAGGGGAGACAAACACAATATATTCCCGTCTGCAATTACAAAGGATGGTCGCTCATATAATGAACAG TTGTTTAGTGCTGCAGCAAGTGTCCTTCAGAGGATTGGTGAAGACATGAGGGTCATCCAAGAGTTTGTTGAACTTGGCAATAAAGCAAAAGTTGCAGCTTCAGAGGCCAAGGATGCCGAAGCTGCACTTGGGGAGATTCCGGATGAATTCCTGGACCCAATCCAA TACACCCTTATGCAAGACCCAGTTATTTTACCATCTTCAAGGATTACGGTGGACCGACCTGTTATTCAGAGGCATCTTTTAAGTGATGCT ACTGATCCCTTCAATCGTTCCCATCTTACTGCCGATATGTTGATTCCGGACATAGAACTGAAGGCACAAATTGACGAGTTCCTTAGGTCTAGGGAACTGAAGCGGCATGGTGATAATTTGAGCATGCAGAGCAGCAAGGCTACAATCCAAACTACTGATGATACGCCTTTGATAGAGTAG
- the LOC108211112 gene encoding uncharacterized protein LOC108211112 isoform X1: MSACKTLIQAWVSSCTECNLRRLNSRTSLSSLFLPLLPPRFLSLRSPPGYVSLGVSRKQYSRCASTQLAVSEYATELPLDEQLSDEFDNKDTVEQILNKTDDVTTFMKMERRPEGESRFSDSSRWFPYLDEFRAGDAVLNSDQVLESVDSYIMESRKSRFEDAVRNRSYAVCLVVEGLSDFGNVSAVFRSADALGIQSLHVVSCNSSKRYRENRHVSMGAEKWLDIELWDSTKECFEVLKSRGYRIATTHLGMDAVSVHDMDWTCPTAIVVGNEKRGISDEALSLSDLHCSIPMKGMVDSFNVSVAAGILMYHAVCDRNSRMGSHGDLTQVESKILLAEFSLRHSRSALSIAHEYAKRKLKPTPKL; the protein is encoded by the exons ATGAGCGCTTGCAAAACCCTAATTCAAGCATGGGTCTCTTCTTGTACTGAATGCAATTTGCGCAGACTCAATTCACGCAcatctctctcgtctctcttTCTCCCTCTTCTCCCTCCTCGATTTCTCTCCCTTCGCTCTCCTCCAG GTTATGTTAGTTTGGGAGTTTCAAGGAAACAATACAGTAGATGTGCAAGTACTCAACTTGCTGTTTCCGAATACGCAACTGAGTTACCTCTAGATGAACAATTGTCCGATGAATTTGATAACAAAGACACTGTGGAACAAATACTTAATAAAACGGATGATGTTACAACATTTATGAAAATGGAACGTAGGCCCGAAGGGGAGTCTAGGTTTTCGGATTCCAGTCGCTGGTTTCCGTATTTGGATGAGTTTAGAGCTGGGGATGCGGTTTTAAATAGTGATCAAGTGTTGGAGTCTGTTGATTCATATATTATGGAAAGCAGGAAGAGTAGGTTTGAGGATGCGGTGAGGAATAGGAGTTACGCGGTTTGTTTGGTTGTCGAAGGGTTGTCGGACTTCGGGAATGTTTCTGCCGTGTTTCGGTCGGCGGATGCGCTTGGAATTCAATCGTTGCACGTTGTGTCTTGTAATAGCTCCAAAAG GTACCGAGAAAACCGTCATGTTAGCATGGGGGCAGAAAAATGGTTGGATATTGAACTTTGGGACTCCACTAAGGAGTGCTTTGAAGTTTTGAAGTCCCGTGGTTATCGCATTGCGACAACACACCTTGGAATGGATGCA GTTTCCGTTCATGATATGGACTGGACATGTCCCACTGCAATTGTTGTTGGTAACGAAAAAAG GGGAATAAGTGATGAGGCTTTAAGCTTGTCAGATTTACATTGCAGTATTCCAATGAAAGGCATGGTGGACTCTTTCAATGTTTCTGTTGCTGCTGGCATTCTCATGTACCATGCTGTCTGTGACAGAAATTCTCGCATG GGTTCCCATGGTGATTTGACACAAGTTGAAAGTAAAATTTTACTTGCCGAATTCTCTCTGCGTCACAGCAGAAGTGCACTAAGCATTGCCCATGAGTATGCAAAGCGGAAGCTTAAACCAACCCCAAAGCTTTGA
- the LOC108210592 gene encoding probable mitochondrial saccharopine dehydrogenase-like oxidoreductase At5g39410, translating to MATQTPASPPYDIIIFGASGFTGKFVIKEALKFLNTPSSPLKSLALAGRNQSKLTQALSWAAHPNPPPSIPILTADTTDPSSLDRIAAQTKLVLNCVGPFRLYGEPVVAACVGNGADYLDICGEPDFMERMEANYYDQAVKNGSLVVSACGFDSVPAELGLMFNSRQWVLPAVPNRVEAYVSLESDKRVVGNFATYESAILGIANAAKLQELRRSRPRRARPTIPGFAPPKGSTIEHQKDIGLWAVKLPSADATVVRRTLTTLTENPHGLQGANESAEQAEKREKFWSTIKPAHFGVKLGSKSFLGVLRFIGVGVMMGLLGSFAFGRSLLLKFPSFFSLGWFRKNGPTEEEVAAASFKMWFVGQGFSDSSLASGKTKPDMQIITRLTGPEIGYLTTPIILIQCALVLLKQRDDLPKGGVFPPGIVFGPTELQERLQENGISFDVVSKSSLTS from the exons ATGGCAACTCAAACCCCTGCTTCACCCCCATATGATATCATAATCTTTGGAGCTTCAGGCTTCACAGGCAAGTTTGTAATCAAAGAAGCCCTCAAATTTCTCAACACCCCTTCTTCCCCATTAAAGTCCCTAGCTTTAGCTGGCAGGAATCAATCCAAATTGACCCAAGCCCTTTCTTGGGCCGCCCATCCAAACCCACCTCCCTCTATCCCAATTCTCACTGCTGACACCACTGACCCTTCTTCTCTTGATCGCATTGCTGCCCAGACCAAGCTTGTTCTTAACTGTGTTGGCCCTTTTCGCCTTTACGGAGAGCCTGTTGTGGCTGCTTGTGTTGGGAATGGGGCTGATTACTTGGATATTTGTGGAGAGCCTGATTTTATGGAGAGAATGGAGGCGAATTATTATGATCAGGCTGTGAAGAATGGATCTTTGGTGGTTTCTGCTTGTGGGTTTGATTCGGTGCCCGCGGAGTTGGGGTTGATGTTTAATTCCAGGCAATGGGTTTTGCCTGCTGTGCCGAATAGGGTGGAGGCGTATGTGAGCTTGGAATCGGATAAGAGGGTGGTGGGGAATTTTGCGACTTATGAATCGGCTATCTTGGGGATTGCTAATGCTGCTAAATTGCAGGAGTTGAGGAGGTCTCGGCCTAGAAGAGCTAGGCCTACT atTCCTGGTTTTGCTCCTCCCAAAGGTTCTACTATAGAACACCAAAAGGATATAGGCCTTTGGGCTGTAAAGCTTCCCTCAGCAGATGCTACTGTCGTACGAAGGACACTCACAACTCTGACAGAGAACCCCCATGGTCTTCAAGGTGCCAATGAGAGTGCTGAACAGGCTGAGAAAAGGGAGAAATTCTGGTCTACAATAAAACCAGCTCATTTTGGGGTCAAACTTGGGTCCAAGTCTTTCTTAGGTGTTCTCCGGTTTATTGGTGTTGGAGTTATGATGGGTTTATTGGGTAGTTTTGCTTTTGGGAGATCACTTCTCTTGAAATTTCCATCTTTCTTTAGCCTTGGTTGGTTCAGAAAGAATGGTCCAACCGAAGAGGAGGTGGCGGCTGCTTCGTTCAAGATGTGGTTTGTGGGACAAGGATTTAGTGATAGCAGCCTGGCTTCAGGAAAGACAAAACCTGATATGCAAATCATAACAAGGTTAACAGGGCCAGAGATTGGTTATTTGACCACTCCGATAATACTGATTCAGTGTGCTCTCGTTCTGCTAAAGCAACGGGATGACCTGCCAAAAGGAGGTGTTTTCCCACCCGGGATTGTGTTTGGCCCAACAGAACTTCAGGAGAGACTCCAGGAGAACGGTATATCCTTTGATGTCGTTTCAAAGAGTTCGCTCACTTCTTAA
- the LOC108213958 gene encoding zinc finger A20 and AN1 domain-containing stress-associated protein 6, whose product MSSSASTPALCVKNCGFYGSPANRNLCSKCFQDFLKQAILPSESDEIDSVTSSVNQVSLHDEKDHVVVDDSSMVKNKPSRCLCCKKKMGLLGFACRCGGKFCSMHRYPEEHSCPFDYKTIGRAALARENPLVKNDRLGERL is encoded by the coding sequence ATGTCTTCATCCGCTAGCACTCCGGCTCTTTGTGTCAAGAATTGTGGCTTCTACGGATCTCCGGCAAATCGTAATCTCTGCTCAAAGTGCTTCCAAGACTTTCTGAAACAAGCTATACTACCGTCCGAATCTGACGAGATTGATTCCGTAACTTCCTCTGTGAATCAGGTCTCTTTACATGATGAGAAGGatcatgttgttgttgatgatagTTCCATGGTGAAAAACAAACCTAGTCGTTGCTTGTGTTGCAAGAAAAAGATGGGATTGCTAGGGTTTGCATGTCGTTGTGGAGGCAAGTTTTGCAGCATGCATCGATATCCGGAGGAGCATTCATGCCCCTTTGATTATAAGACGATCGGACGTGCTGCTCTGGCCAGGGAAAATCCTTTAGTTAAGAATGATCGGTTGGGGGAGAGACTCTAA
- the LOC108214448 gene encoding F-box protein CPR1-like: MHFPETDKESAQIRYRNQLVNNDFYTQLNTIYLSIPHELIICLLILATFLKMELPCDMIEEILCCSRVKDLLRYRCVSREWCSVIDSTAFAKKHLKKTMECNADGVVIFQGEENFYLADLECLAGKDDVAAIKLNDPLMADAFIFGAANGLVCLEMDEMNEFLFFNPSTRQVRKIPTFPAEFPCFNSMDSSWGFGYDHVNDDFKVVKIGQCLVGHMVFVYSMKTNSWTQIKDVPILFSIDAWGVFASGALHWEAIKDAVNSTSIILMFDLETEQFREAPFPSVDRTSVKYYSQRLFSVGGSLCILDNCLSHTDVYLMNSYGAENFWHKSFSVERSGTLGYFRYLRPIAFSKSGSVVILEVDDEKLVWYDIENKVVRKNGIPNMFLTQPYTESLLQLNEDKHIQKPRLASKREEPGKEKGLELVVLAK, encoded by the exons ATGCATTTCCCAGAAACTGACAAGGAATCCGCTCAAATACGTTATAGGAACCAACTAGTTAACAACGACTTTTATACACAGCTTAACACTATTTATCTCAGCATTCCGCATGAATTGATTATTTGCTTACTAATCCTAGCTACATTTCTTAAAATGGAGCTTCCGTGTGATATGATCGAGGAAATTCTCTGTTGTTCCCGCGTCAAGGATCTTCTTCGGTATAGATGTGTGTCCAGGGAATGGTGCTCTGTCATCGATAGCACAGCCTTTGCAAAGAAACATCTTAAAAAAACTATGGAGTGTAATGCTGATGGTGTGGTCATTTTTCAAGGAGAAGAAAACTTTTACTTGGCTGATTTAGAGTGTTTGGCAGGGAAGGATGATGTCGCGGCTATAAAATTGAATGATCCGCTCATGGCTGATGCTTTTATTTTCGGGGCTGCCAATGGCTTGGTTTGCTTGGAGATGGATGAAATGAATgagtttttatttttcaatcctTCGACTAGGCAGGTGAGGAAGATACCTACTTTTCCAGCTGAGTTTCCGTGTTTTAACAGTATGGACAGTAGCTGGGGATTTGGTTATGATCATGTGAATGACGATTTCAAGGTTGTCAAGATAGGACAGTGTCTTGTTGGCCATATGGTCTTCGTTTACAGCATGAAAACCAATTCATGGACACAGATTAAGGATGTTCCGATCCTATTTAGTATAGATGCATGGGGCGTGTTTGCAAGTGGAGCTCTGCATTGGGAGGCAATAAAGGATGCAGTCAATTCCACGAGTATCATTCTTATGTTTGATCTGGAGACCGAGCAATTCAGGGAGGCTCCCTTTCCTTCTGTTGATCGGACCTCTGTCAAATACTATAGCCAGAGATTGTTTAGTGTTGGAGGATCCCTTTGCATCCTGGATAACTGTCTTTCTCACACAGATGTGTACCTCATGAATAGTTACGGTGCAGAGAATTTCTGGCACAAATCATTTTCTGTGGAACGATCAGGCACACTCGGGTATTTTAGATATTTAAGGCCTATTGCATTTTCCAAGAGTGGCAGTGTTGTGATTTTGGAGGTGGATGATGAAAAGCTTGTGTGGTATGACATTGAAAACAAGGTAGTCAGGAAGAATGGGATTCCAAACATGTTTCTTACGCAACCATACACCGAGAGCCTACTGCAGCTAAACGAGGATAAGCACATACAGAAGCCACGGTTAGCTTCAAAAAGAGAAGAACCAGGGAAAGAAAAG GGATTGGAGTTGGTTGTGCTAGCTAAGTAG